A window of Lagopus muta isolate bLagMut1 chromosome 16, bLagMut1 primary, whole genome shotgun sequence contains these coding sequences:
- the RPS21 gene encoding 40S ribosomal protein S21 → MQNDAGEFVDLYVPRKCSASNRIIGAKDHASIQINISEVDKVTGRVNGQFKTYAICGAIRRMGESDDSILRLAKNDGIVSKNF, encoded by the exons ATGCAGAACGACGCCGGCGAGTTCGTGGACCTCTACGTGCCTCGGAAATG ctctgccagcaacCGAATAATTGGTGCTAAGGACCATGCTTCCattcagataaatatttctgag GTGGACAAGGTAACAGGCAGAGTCAATGGGCAGTTCAAAACATATGCCATCTGTGGAGCAATTCGTAGGATG GGGGAATCAGATGACTCCATTCTGCGTCTGGCGAAAAACGATGGAATTGTTTCCAA GAACTTCTAA